A region of Pontiella agarivorans DNA encodes the following proteins:
- a CDS encoding PEP-CTERM sorting domain-containing protein gives MKYTKELVTAVVFAVATSALADPLSFTEDFDTAGLDNFTLVDRTAAGSNAGKSSLVAGVTGQAGHVGNGVTYGDNSQAGAWLQANGIAVDANSDFTLSYSFKFEQEGTFDDAILAFGNLDAGNYYTSYTTEGAGGSLLYIAKNGKREGNSANASADFGTTFADDTWHSATYSWVAATETLTATVGSASYSVVLDGSTAYNVSLKDYTDGIQFGFGTHNDRASFDDIQLTGTAIPEPATLGLIGAFGGAIIFVRRRLII, from the coding sequence ATGAAATATACAAAAGAACTCGTTACAGCAGTTGTGTTTGCAGTTGCTACGTCTGCTCTCGCAGATCCACTCAGTTTTACTGAAGACTTTGATACCGCCGGTCTAGATAACTTCACCTTGGTTGATCGCACCGCGGCAGGGTCCAATGCAGGGAAAAGCAGTTTGGTTGCCGGGGTTACAGGGCAGGCCGGCCATGTCGGAAATGGCGTAACCTACGGGGATAACAGTCAGGCCGGAGCTTGGTTGCAGGCTAATGGTATTGCTGTTGATGCTAATTCCGATTTTACCCTGTCCTATAGTTTTAAGTTTGAGCAGGAGGGTACGTTCGACGATGCAATTTTAGCTTTCGGAAATCTGGATGCCGGTAATTATTACACATCCTATACTACAGAAGGTGCGGGGGGATCGTTGCTCTATATTGCTAAGAACGGAAAACGGGAAGGGAATTCCGCGAATGCCTCAGCAGATTTCGGCACTACTTTTGCCGATGACACCTGGCATAGTGCTACCTATTCATGGGTTGCTGCAACTGAAACGCTGACTGCAACGGTCGGATCTGCGTCTTACAGCGTGGTTCTGGATGGTTCAACAGCATATAATGTGTCTCTGAAAGATTACACTGATGGCATTCAGTTCGGGTTTGGAACACATAATGACCGGGCCAGTTTCGATGATATTCAGCTGACAGGGACAGCTATTCCTGAACCGGCTACGCTCGGGCTGATCGGTGCATTTGGCGGAGCCATTATTTTTGTGCGTCGTCGACTCATAATCTAA
- a CDS encoding helix-turn-helix domain-containing protein: MKLTLEYFLREIVPLISAQFFLAFLIYFTLIKKQIKRIYPFYAAFIISFILFLGGRLLHQWLSTTGIANALYIRMFLLFGVGIPSLLLATAIQMKYRVTTKWYFIAYVPGVVFSLLYILIRDCVSICEIGKFFGYTPRQIKSLHLTIWYVHGLQIAAAFLMMVVPSVLFISKKDGNINVRYNLIGVLLFGISMIIGTALQEWWILYSSSIICVIFWGVSIYLDIRQMRDKAEVFSPLIHEELFHSIGKRSATEATLSKLFNAVGVTSEVSRFIVIKPDLSVDDVNAAAFSGEFIHQELGSDIFHGILEAGNYVFLPSGSLNIGLCICEGNTLDENSILAVGEALRESVEKHLSITVSVGIGTSYSSLSELRLSYQEAYEAVLHASSNGGNMVVRYTDLAQSAVNATYPFRLRQELLLKIRSGHVEDINDNIHVLLEKLNTFCHGRSGVLKQRVHEIIFMISDAVISDGGDPVILFDRMEISGVKIDQAASVKEVEEIVHRETIFYAKQIAEVGESRVDNVVERALAFIAEHYGEDIGVGEIAEKLNVSRSYLMALFKKSTGHTVNQHLTDVRIEMAKVILMKKNVTETAFEVGFNSSNYFTTVFKKQLGMTPKDYQFQNRQD; encoded by the coding sequence ATGAAACTGACGCTTGAATATTTTTTGAGAGAGATCGTTCCTCTGATTTCCGCTCAGTTTTTTTTAGCTTTTTTGATCTACTTCACCCTAATCAAAAAACAAATTAAGCGAATTTATCCATTTTACGCTGCGTTCATTATTTCGTTTATTCTGTTTCTCGGCGGACGTTTGCTGCATCAGTGGTTGTCGACCACCGGAATCGCTAATGCTTTGTATATCAGGATGTTTCTTCTTTTCGGGGTTGGGATTCCCTCCTTATTGCTGGCAACCGCCATTCAGATGAAATACCGGGTTACGACTAAGTGGTATTTTATTGCATATGTTCCGGGAGTCGTATTTTCGCTGCTGTATATTTTAATCCGGGACTGCGTTTCGATTTGTGAAATAGGAAAGTTTTTTGGCTACACACCACGCCAGATTAAGTCATTACATTTAACTATTTGGTATGTCCACGGGCTGCAGATTGCGGCTGCTTTTTTGATGATGGTTGTGCCCAGCGTGTTATTTATTTCGAAAAAAGACGGTAACATTAATGTTCGGTATAATTTGATCGGGGTACTTCTTTTCGGGATATCCATGATCATAGGAACAGCCTTGCAGGAATGGTGGATTCTTTATTCGAGCTCGATAATCTGCGTTATATTCTGGGGAGTTTCGATTTATCTGGATATTCGTCAGATGCGGGATAAAGCCGAAGTTTTCAGTCCACTTATTCATGAAGAACTATTTCATAGTATTGGAAAGCGATCGGCAACAGAAGCGACGCTGAGCAAACTGTTCAATGCTGTCGGGGTTACTTCAGAGGTGAGCCGGTTCATTGTGATTAAGCCTGATCTATCCGTAGATGATGTGAATGCGGCCGCATTTTCCGGGGAATTTATACATCAAGAATTAGGATCCGATATTTTTCATGGAATATTAGAGGCTGGAAATTATGTTTTTCTTCCGTCGGGGTCGCTCAATATCGGGTTATGTATTTGCGAAGGCAATACACTGGATGAAAACAGCATACTGGCCGTTGGAGAAGCATTACGTGAATCTGTTGAGAAGCATCTGTCCATTACGGTCAGTGTTGGGATAGGAACGTCATATTCCTCACTCTCCGAATTGCGCTTATCTTATCAGGAAGCGTATGAAGCCGTTCTGCATGCATCATCGAATGGCGGTAACATGGTGGTTCGGTACACGGATCTGGCGCAATCAGCCGTCAACGCCACTTATCCATTCCGTTTACGACAGGAACTGTTGCTGAAGATTCGTTCAGGCCATGTCGAAGACATAAATGATAACATTCATGTTTTGCTGGAAAAATTGAATACTTTTTGCCATGGGAGATCTGGAGTCCTCAAACAGCGAGTACATGAAATTATTTTTATGATTTCCGATGCTGTTATTTCAGATGGAGGCGATCCGGTTATATTATTTGACCGAATGGAGATCTCCGGAGTTAAAATCGATCAAGCTGCATCGGTAAAAGAGGTTGAGGAAATCGTACACCGTGAAACGATATTCTATGCGAAACAGATTGCCGAAGTCGGCGAATCCAGAGTGGACAATGTGGTTGAGCGAGCTCTGGCATTTATAGCTGAACACTACGGTGAAGATATCGGGGTTGGTGAAATTGCGGAAAAACTGAACGTCAGTCGTTCTTATCTTATGGCCCTGTTTAAAAAATCAACAGGTCATACCGTTAATCAGCATTTGACCGATGTTCGTATTGAAATGGCAAAAGTCATTCTGATGAAAAAAAACGTAACAGAAACGGCTTTTGAAGTAGGCTTCAACTCTTCTAACTATTTTACGACCGTATTTAAAAAGCAGTTAGGGATGACGCCTAAAGATTATCAGTTTCAGAATCGGCAGGATTAA
- a CDS encoding arylsulfatase, which translates to MKKIILTATLLSSVCAVFAVGKTGTLAGSKPNIILVMTDDQGPLLSCMGHPVLQTPHIDAFAEKALRLTDFHVSPTCAPTRAALLTGRHEFKNGVTHTIHERELMDLSAVTFPQVLQSAGYETGIFGKWHLGDIEEYWPVNRGFNEALTHGAGGIGQVYPGSCADFPPNSSNDHSPRYFDNVLLHNKTAVQSKGYCTDVFFESALGWIKKQLDSKTPFFAYITPNAPHSPLIAPEENVERINKRHPGLAKEQLGRWGMIENIDDNFGMMMQKLETWGALNNTLVIFMTDNGAQVRDGKVDVLWNNGYKTGKGSPAEGGTRVPCFWYWKRKLPEGEAFSGLTAHLDLYKTFCDLAGAAIPENVQELDGRTLLPVLNNPNTEWADRMLFIHSGRWGGGEEPNRDGRSGVRTQRWRQVAGKFLYDISNDPKETTDVSKKYPEVMEQLTMARHEWWEKTLPMMINEDREFEGTEPPLFTLYNQQKAEQGIPAWNPETYYEEGK; encoded by the coding sequence ATGAAAAAAATCATACTTACAGCGACGCTGCTCAGTAGTGTTTGTGCTGTATTTGCAGTTGGGAAAACCGGGACTTTGGCGGGATCAAAACCCAATATTATTCTGGTTATGACGGATGATCAGGGGCCGTTGCTTTCCTGTATGGGCCATCCCGTTCTGCAGACCCCTCACATTGATGCGTTCGCAGAAAAAGCACTTCGGTTGACCGATTTTCATGTGAGCCCAACCTGCGCCCCGACCCGTGCAGCTCTGCTGACGGGTCGGCATGAATTTAAAAATGGAGTCACGCATACCATCCATGAACGCGAACTGATGGATTTGTCTGCTGTTACCTTTCCACAAGTTCTACAGAGCGCGGGATATGAAACCGGGATTTTCGGCAAGTGGCATCTGGGCGATATCGAGGAATACTGGCCGGTCAATCGCGGCTTTAATGAAGCGTTAACCCATGGTGCCGGCGGCATAGGGCAGGTATATCCGGGAAGCTGTGCTGATTTTCCGCCCAACAGCTCAAATGATCACAGCCCGCGTTATTTTGACAATGTGCTGCTGCACAACAAAACCGCAGTGCAGTCGAAAGGGTACTGCACGGATGTATTTTTTGAATCGGCGCTGGGGTGGATAAAAAAGCAACTCGATTCAAAGACGCCGTTTTTTGCGTATATCACGCCCAACGCACCGCATTCGCCGCTGATTGCGCCGGAAGAAAATGTAGAGCGCATTAATAAGCGTCATCCGGGGTTGGCCAAAGAGCAGCTCGGACGTTGGGGCATGATTGAAAACATTGACGACAACTTCGGCATGATGATGCAGAAGCTAGAAACCTGGGGGGCACTGAACAACACCCTGGTCATTTTTATGACTGACAACGGCGCACAGGTCCGAGACGGGAAAGTCGATGTTTTATGGAATAACGGATACAAAACCGGAAAAGGCTCGCCCGCAGAAGGGGGCACCCGTGTTCCCTGTTTCTGGTATTGGAAAAGGAAGCTTCCGGAAGGCGAAGCGTTTTCCGGACTGACAGCTCATCTTGATCTCTACAAAACCTTCTGTGACCTGGCCGGAGCGGCCATTCCTGAAAATGTACAGGAACTGGATGGTCGCACACTGCTGCCTGTGCTGAATAATCCGAATACGGAATGGGCCGACCGCATGCTCTTTATTCATTCCGGTCGCTGGGGGGGCGGAGAGGAACCGAACCGCGACGGGCGGAGCGGGGTACGTACACAGCGCTGGCGGCAGGTTGCCGGAAAGTTTCTTTATGATATTTCCAACGACCCGAAGGAAACCACAGATGTCTCCAAAAAATATCCGGAAGTGATGGAGCAGCTCACCATGGCCCGTCACGAGTGGTGGGAAAAGACCCTGCCGATGATGATTAACGAAGATCGTGAATTTGAAGGAACGGAACCTCCGCTTTTTACACTTTATAACCAGCAGAAAGCGGAGCAGGGCATTCCTGCATGGAATCCTGAAACCTATTATGAAGAAGGGAAATAA
- a CDS encoding glycoside hydrolase family protein: MNQRKLTVTGSLLAVGLAVVSHADVVDFGAAKQYPVGRAIAQNRNWKSSAADEVFTGSEKGMVIAAEKSSAFSLIQYAHPISVPKVGDAVTVSIDFTYDQVKKKYEQEVIRIGVGNGSSRLMATFNRKGWGDYDSIGMEGYAEGIVLFKPNIGFKDNAAVGTSDPLKLSMTLTRAEGNVWNIVVILKNRKPGSNWSKRWEKQGLTFESGNTDELFGLIQAGASDENSGVVNRVVSRFEINTDPAPAAPQKTWNGVDFRTYILPMQPQGPLVSEGIWGEDILPRDPKNGLEDTSMKNWCYWDGSIVKDDAGKYHMYASRWTQTVPHSLGWKENSKGMHAVSDNIMGPYKDMGLTWPQWKEGLGHNVVGLRMFDGRYAMVTSDRTRGEVFVSDGPDGPFELLGEIKVDPNGFNPGLARYDGGKGNMSNVMIIPRNDGRYMIVARSTAVMISEDGILGPYKIMSDRVYKDMPEIPQTRMEDPTAWFSGGMYHMLVNHWPGKTTYHFSSKDGIHDWKYRGIAYRKDEALFRYPDGTVDEWYIVQRPTAYTEDGHITHFNFSVIDVTKGGDRGNDQHGSKIIVVPFDGEAFDRDMQAVVAAEEAGE; encoded by the coding sequence ATGAATCAAAGAAAATTAACTGTTACAGGAAGCCTGCTGGCCGTTGGGCTAGCGGTGGTTTCCCATGCCGATGTGGTTGATTTCGGCGCAGCAAAGCAATATCCGGTTGGTCGTGCCATAGCGCAAAACCGCAATTGGAAATCTTCGGCTGCCGACGAAGTTTTTACCGGAAGTGAAAAGGGAATGGTGATAGCGGCTGAAAAGTCATCAGCATTCAGTTTGATTCAATACGCCCATCCGATTTCGGTTCCGAAGGTTGGCGATGCGGTTACAGTGTCGATAGATTTTACCTACGATCAGGTCAAAAAAAAATATGAGCAGGAAGTAATCCGGATCGGCGTTGGCAATGGGTCCAGCCGTCTGATGGCGACCTTTAACCGAAAAGGATGGGGTGACTATGATTCCATTGGGATGGAGGGGTATGCCGAGGGGATTGTATTATTCAAACCCAATATCGGGTTCAAAGATAATGCTGCAGTAGGTACGAGCGATCCGCTTAAACTATCCATGACGTTGACACGTGCTGAAGGCAACGTGTGGAATATAGTTGTGATTCTTAAAAACCGTAAGCCGGGATCGAACTGGTCCAAGCGTTGGGAAAAACAGGGTTTAACGTTTGAATCCGGAAATACGGATGAGCTCTTTGGGCTGATTCAGGCCGGAGCTTCCGATGAAAATTCCGGTGTGGTGAATCGTGTGGTTTCCCGTTTTGAAATCAATACGGATCCGGCACCGGCGGCCCCGCAAAAAACGTGGAACGGGGTGGATTTCAGAACATATATTCTTCCAATGCAGCCGCAGGGACCGTTGGTGTCCGAGGGGATTTGGGGAGAAGATATTTTGCCTCGTGATCCGAAGAACGGGCTGGAAGATACGAGCATGAAAAATTGGTGCTACTGGGATGGCAGTATTGTGAAAGATGATGCCGGTAAATACCATATGTATGCCAGTCGTTGGACACAGACGGTTCCGCATAGCCTCGGATGGAAGGAAAACTCGAAGGGGATGCATGCGGTCAGTGATAACATAATGGGGCCGTATAAAGATATGGGGCTGACCTGGCCGCAGTGGAAAGAGGGTCTCGGTCATAATGTGGTTGGTCTTCGGATGTTCGACGGACGGTATGCAATGGTCACCAGTGATCGGACCCGAGGTGAAGTATTTGTCTCTGATGGTCCCGACGGGCCGTTTGAACTGCTGGGAGAAATTAAGGTTGATCCCAATGGATTTAATCCCGGTCTGGCGCGTTATGACGGCGGAAAGGGAAACATGTCCAATGTTATGATTATTCCGCGAAATGACGGACGCTATATGATCGTTGCCCGTTCCACGGCCGTCATGATCAGCGAAGATGGAATTCTCGGTCCGTACAAGATCATGTCTGACCGGGTTTACAAAGATATGCCGGAAATTCCCCAGACGCGCATGGAAGATCCAACCGCGTGGTTCAGCGGCGGAATGTATCATATGCTGGTGAATCATTGGCCGGGTAAAACGACCTATCACTTTTCATCGAAAGACGGTATTCACGACTGGAAGTATCGGGGCATTGCCTACCGTAAAGATGAAGCCCTGTTCCGTTATCCGGATGGTACGGTGGATGAATGGTATATTGTTCAGCGTCCGACGGCTTACACGGAAGACGGACACATTACACATTTTAACTTTTCGGTAATCGACGTCACCAAAGGCGGAGATCGTGGTAACGATCAACACGGCAGTAAAATTATTGTTGTTCCCTTTGACGGAGAAGCCTTCGATCGCGATATGCAGGCTGTAGTGGCTGCCGAAGAGGCGGGCGAGTAA
- a CDS encoding arylsulfatase, whose translation MKKLWIWALSLSLSCTGMAARRPNVILIMTDDQGYGDIAAHGNPQIQTPEMDRLHSESVRLTDFHVDPTCAPTRGALMTGKYSHRARVWHTTHGGNHLRKTEVTMGDVFKHNGYDTAMFGKWHLGANYPYRPIDRGFDEWIGLGDGGPGTTDDWFWNDRVNDTYWHNGEREFREGYNPDVFFDAAIDYVKTRSSEKPFFVYLPTYAPHTPCTVPDQTMADKYKQIGVPADRAFFYAMIERVDQNIGRLRAVLADENLSENTLVIFMTDNGGKFGRKSFNAGMSGGKGSSADGGHRVPCFFCWPGGLLGEPRDIPTLSAHIDLLPTLVELCGMELPRSIDFDGTSLVPLLRGTSKKWPERTLFVEGQRSVEPHKGSRSAVMTQKWRLVGQKKLYAIQEDPGQAHDVSGQFPEVVKQLKDEFNQYWEHVTPDHRSYPAPIVGTPYDEEILLGCSEYREKCGFAHSAAAKADEVEGIWHIEAATAGRYEFEVYRWPRESGDGTMQGIPTVTKTVDAWELRPRTHLIYASEFKKLPVASVSLKVGDFNAMRSVSAADKSVVFEVNLPKGKTTVESIFYDESGKRLTHAYYVYVRKIAE comes from the coding sequence ATGAAGAAACTGTGGATATGGGCACTCAGCCTCTCTTTAAGTTGCACGGGCATGGCGGCTCGTCGTCCGAATGTAATTCTGATCATGACGGATGATCAGGGCTATGGCGATATTGCCGCTCACGGCAATCCGCAGATTCAGACGCCGGAAATGGATCGATTGCACAGCGAGTCGGTCCGTCTGACTGACTTTCACGTCGATCCCACCTGCGCACCAACTCGCGGGGCGCTGATGACGGGCAAGTATTCGCATCGCGCTCGTGTCTGGCATACGACCCATGGCGGAAACCATCTTCGAAAAACAGAAGTGACGATGGGCGATGTCTTTAAACACAACGGCTATGATACGGCCATGTTCGGCAAGTGGCATCTGGGTGCCAATTATCCGTACCGTCCGATAGACCGTGGTTTTGACGAATGGATTGGACTTGGTGATGGGGGACCGGGAACCACGGATGACTGGTTTTGGAATGATCGGGTCAATGATACCTATTGGCACAACGGCGAACGGGAATTCCGCGAGGGGTACAATCCGGATGTCTTCTTTGATGCGGCGATTGATTATGTGAAGACGCGTTCGTCCGAGAAGCCGTTCTTTGTCTACCTTCCAACGTATGCCCCGCATACTCCGTGTACGGTTCCGGATCAAACCATGGCGGATAAATACAAACAGATCGGCGTGCCGGCTGATCGAGCTTTTTTCTATGCCATGATTGAGAGGGTCGATCAGAATATCGGCCGATTACGAGCCGTGCTTGCCGATGAAAATCTGAGTGAGAACACCTTGGTCATTTTTATGACAGATAACGGCGGCAAGTTTGGACGTAAATCGTTCAATGCAGGGATGTCCGGCGGAAAGGGATCTTCCGCTGACGGCGGGCATCGTGTGCCTTGTTTTTTCTGTTGGCCCGGTGGCTTGTTGGGTGAACCTCGCGATATTCCGACGCTTTCGGCGCACATCGACCTGCTGCCTACGCTCGTCGAGCTGTGCGGAATGGAATTGCCCCGGTCGATTGATTTTGACGGAACAAGTTTGGTTCCACTGCTTCGCGGAACAAGCAAAAAGTGGCCGGAGCGGACGCTGTTTGTGGAAGGCCAGCGTTCGGTTGAACCTCATAAAGGAAGCCGGAGTGCTGTCATGACACAGAAATGGCGGCTGGTGGGACAAAAGAAATTGTATGCCATTCAGGAGGATCCAGGACAGGCACATGATGTTTCCGGTCAATTTCCTGAAGTGGTAAAGCAACTGAAAGACGAGTTTAATCAATATTGGGAGCATGTGACTCCGGATCATCGCAGTTATCCGGCACCAATCGTCGGTACTCCGTATGATGAAGAGATTTTACTCGGTTGCAGTGAGTATCGGGAGAAATGTGGATTCGCACATAGTGCAGCTGCGAAAGCCGATGAGGTGGAAGGGATATGGCATATCGAGGCGGCAACGGCAGGTCGCTATGAATTTGAAGTCTACCGTTGGCCGAGGGAAAGTGGCGACGGCACCATGCAGGGAATTCCAACGGTAACCAAAACAGTTGATGCATGGGAATTACGTCCCAGGACCCACCTGATTTATGCCAGTGAATTCAAAAAACTGCCTGTGGCATCTGTTTCGCTGAAGGTCGGCGATTTCAACGCAATGCGTTCGGTTTCTGCTGCAGATAAATCGGTGGTGTTCGAAGTGAATTTGCCTAAAGGAAAAACCACGGTTGAATCCATCTTTTATGATGAGTCCGGAAAGCGGCTGACACATGCCTACTATGTTTATGTCCGGAAAATCGCTGAATAA
- a CDS encoding sulfatase family protein: MITKLLKTLLCAAAAVGSIAAAEKPNILFIMSDDHTSQAIGVYNSRLSPLNPTPTIDSIAREGMVMENAFTQNSICTPSRACIMTGQSSAVNGCPRLGSPLPPERQYLAIEMGKAGYSTAVIGKWHLKERPEAFDYYKVLPGQGLYFDPIFREKGVDNEVTYDFHGKMVTEKGIVQMRGHSSDCIAGSSLEWLKNGRDKSRPFFLKMHFKAPHDLFQYAPRYADYLADVTIPEPENMYDRGNHGSLATRGENDELVHHLGASIGRRNPHRNYIMAGEWKKTLNDSMTDEEIQSAAYQGYLKAYLRCVKGVDDNVKRVIDYLKAEGLYDNTVIIYTGDQGFYLGEHDYIDKRWPYEESMRMPFIVRYPKSVKIGRSDAIVENIDYAPTMLDFADVETPDYMHGKSFRSILETGVEPDNWKQSAYYHYWQHMHAHDNPACIAIRTKRYKLILFYGTWMSMDTPTTPPAWELYDLKLDPKENNNVIDNPEYAEVIERLKKELKGLRAQYQEDGANIPFNKVIDEYWDYGPEERAKAVKISNEYLKLRESNPTEKELAQGRVKKTKKK; the protein is encoded by the coding sequence ATGATAACCAAACTGTTAAAAACGTTACTTTGCGCAGCGGCTGCAGTCGGCAGCATCGCTGCGGCTGAAAAACCGAATATTTTGTTTATTATGTCCGACGATCATACGTCGCAGGCGATCGGTGTGTATAACAGTCGGCTCTCGCCGCTGAATCCGACGCCGACGATTGATTCGATCGCCCGTGAAGGTATGGTGATGGAGAATGCGTTCACCCAGAACTCAATTTGCACGCCGAGCCGAGCCTGCATCATGACCGGACAGAGCAGTGCGGTGAACGGGTGTCCGCGGCTGGGGAGCCCGCTTCCGCCGGAAAGACAATATCTGGCTATCGAAATGGGAAAGGCGGGGTACAGCACGGCTGTAATCGGTAAGTGGCATCTGAAGGAGCGCCCCGAAGCCTTTGATTATTATAAAGTGCTGCCGGGGCAGGGTCTCTATTTTGATCCCATCTTTCGGGAAAAAGGCGTTGATAACGAAGTGACTTATGACTTTCACGGAAAAATGGTCACTGAAAAAGGAATCGTTCAGATGAGGGGGCATTCTTCCGACTGCATTGCCGGTTCATCATTGGAATGGCTTAAAAACGGCCGCGATAAATCCAGACCGTTTTTCCTGAAAATGCATTTTAAGGCGCCGCACGACCTTTTTCAGTACGCACCGCGTTACGCTGATTATCTGGCTGATGTGACCATTCCGGAACCGGAGAATATGTATGACCGCGGAAATCACGGATCGCTTGCGACGCGTGGTGAAAATGATGAGTTGGTGCATCATCTGGGGGCCTCGATCGGCCGTCGCAATCCTCACCGGAATTACATCATGGCCGGCGAGTGGAAAAAGACATTGAACGATTCGATGACCGATGAAGAAATTCAGAGCGCGGCGTATCAGGGCTATCTGAAAGCCTATCTGCGTTGCGTTAAAGGGGTGGATGACAATGTGAAACGGGTCATTGATTATCTCAAAGCGGAAGGGCTGTATGACAATACCGTCATTATCTACACCGGAGATCAGGGCTTTTATCTGGGAGAACACGATTACATCGACAAGCGTTGGCCGTACGAAGAGTCCATGCGTATGCCGTTTATTGTCCGCTACCCGAAGTCGGTTAAAATCGGTCGTTCCGATGCGATTGTGGAAAACATCGACTATGCGCCGACCATGCTGGATTTTGCGGATGTTGAAACGCCGGATTATATGCATGGAAAGAGTTTCCGCTCCATTCTTGAAACAGGCGTGGAACCGGATAACTGGAAACAGTCGGCGTATTATCACTACTGGCAGCATATGCATGCGCACGATAATCCGGCCTGCATCGCAATCCGCACAAAACGTTATAAGCTGATTCTGTTTTATGGAACATGGATGTCGATGGATACTCCGACTACGCCGCCCGCCTGGGAACTCTACGATCTGAAATTGGACCCGAAAGAGAACAATAACGTCATCGATAATCCGGAATATGCCGAGGTGATCGAACGCTTGAAGAAAGAGCTGAAAGGCCTGCGTGCGCAGTATCAGGAAGACGGGGCCAACATTCCGTTCAATAAGGTGATCGATGAATACTGGGATTACGGACCGGAAGAACGGGCAAAAGCAGTTAAAATTTCGAATGAATATCTCAAACTGCGAGAAAGCAATCCCACCGAAAAAGAGCTGGCTCAGGGCCGTGTTAAGAAGACAAAGAAAAAATAA